The proteins below are encoded in one region of Balaenoptera ricei isolate mBalRic1 chromosome 6, mBalRic1.hap2, whole genome shotgun sequence:
- the TNFSF15 gene encoding tumor necrosis factor ligand superfamily member 15 isoform X1: MAEDLGPGCGETASIEMLPEDGGCRPKARAGLASRSSSARWALTCCLVLLPVLAGLTTYLLVDQLRAQGEACVFQTPKGQELGPSHQRSYAPPGAGGDKPRAHLTVVRQTPTQSLKNQFPALHWEHELGLAFTKNRMNYTNKFLVIPESGDYFIYSQVTFRGTTSKYGEISQGSRLNKPDSIIVVITKVTDSYPEPTQLLMGTKSVCEIGSNWFQPIYLGAMFFLNEGDKLMVNVSDISLVDYTKEDKTFFGAFLL, from the exons ATGGCAGAGGATCTAGGGCCGGGCTGTGGGGAAACAGCCAGCATCGAAATGCTGCCCGAGGACGGCGGCTGCAGACCCAAGGCCAGAGCTGGGCTAGCATCCAGGAGCAGCAGTGCACGCTGGGCTCTGACCTGCTGCCTGGTGTTGCTCCCAGTCCTGGCAGGACTCACCACCTACCTGCTCGTTGACCAGCTCCGGGCCCAAGGAGAGGCCTGTGTGTTCCAG ACTCCAAAAGGACAGGAGCTTGGACCTTCACATCAGCGATCTT ACGCACCTCCTGGAGCCGGTGGGGATAAGCCAAGGGCACACCTGACAG TTGTGAGACAAACTCCCACGCAGTCCTTGAAAAATCAGTTCCCAGCTCTGCATTGGGAACATGAACTTGGCTTGGCCTTCACCAAGAACAGGATGAACTACACCAACAAATTCCTGGTGATTCCAGAGTCAGGAGACTACTTCATTTACTCCCAGGTCACATTCCGAGGGACCACATCCAAGTATGGTGAAATCAGCCAAGGGAGCAGACTAAACAAGCCAGACTCCATCATCGTGGTCATCACCAAGGTAACGGACAGCTACCCTGAGCCGACCCAGCTCCTAATGGGGACCAAGTCAGTGTGTGAAATAGGCAGCAACTGGTTCCAACCCATCTACCTAGGGGCCATGTTCTTCTTGAATGAAGGGGACAAGCTGATGGTTAACGTCAGTGACATCTCTTTGGTGGATTacacaaaagaagataaaaccTTCTTCGGAGCCTTCTTGCTATAG
- the TNFSF15 gene encoding tumor necrosis factor ligand superfamily member 15 isoform X2 → MAEDLGPGCGETASIEMLPEDGGCRPKARAGLASRSSSARWALTCCLVLLPVLAGLTTYLLVDQLRAQGEACVFQTPKGQELGPSHQRSFVRQTPTQSLKNQFPALHWEHELGLAFTKNRMNYTNKFLVIPESGDYFIYSQVTFRGTTSKYGEISQGSRLNKPDSIIVVITKVTDSYPEPTQLLMGTKSVCEIGSNWFQPIYLGAMFFLNEGDKLMVNVSDISLVDYTKEDKTFFGAFLL, encoded by the exons ATGGCAGAGGATCTAGGGCCGGGCTGTGGGGAAACAGCCAGCATCGAAATGCTGCCCGAGGACGGCGGCTGCAGACCCAAGGCCAGAGCTGGGCTAGCATCCAGGAGCAGCAGTGCACGCTGGGCTCTGACCTGCTGCCTGGTGTTGCTCCCAGTCCTGGCAGGACTCACCACCTACCTGCTCGTTGACCAGCTCCGGGCCCAAGGAGAGGCCTGTGTGTTCCAG ACTCCAAAAGGACAGGAGCTTGGACCTTCACATCAGCGATCTT TTGTGAGACAAACTCCCACGCAGTCCTTGAAAAATCAGTTCCCAGCTCTGCATTGGGAACATGAACTTGGCTTGGCCTTCACCAAGAACAGGATGAACTACACCAACAAATTCCTGGTGATTCCAGAGTCAGGAGACTACTTCATTTACTCCCAGGTCACATTCCGAGGGACCACATCCAAGTATGGTGAAATCAGCCAAGGGAGCAGACTAAACAAGCCAGACTCCATCATCGTGGTCATCACCAAGGTAACGGACAGCTACCCTGAGCCGACCCAGCTCCTAATGGGGACCAAGTCAGTGTGTGAAATAGGCAGCAACTGGTTCCAACCCATCTACCTAGGGGCCATGTTCTTCTTGAATGAAGGGGACAAGCTGATGGTTAACGTCAGTGACATCTCTTTGGTGGATTacacaaaagaagataaaaccTTCTTCGGAGCCTTCTTGCTATAG